A single Drosophila miranda strain MSH22 chromosome XR, D.miranda_PacBio2.1, whole genome shotgun sequence DNA region contains:
- the LOC108153177 gene encoding uncharacterized protein LOC108153177, with the protein MNVSIFVLIVGVVCLGAASAAPQLRQRNEKQVQTVEDEFPYKGATIEEVVVESALYIKPKATQQMRRVRSADSADSPLQGIYATHKRVKRGRRGGATQVGTSAGAGGTNAGVVVGAGPDGGNANANVQLNPFGPLGPSGFNQEQAASNGAAHSNYNNGFNAGSSAADAQAQGFQSQTANGSFGASSASTATQSQNISPFGSNNAAGASLSQVYKLPNGQTINFSSTNSFANNGANKGSSHGAAVSVSR; encoded by the exons ATGAATGTGTCAATTTTTGTACTAATTGTGGGTGTCGTCTGCTTGGGGGCTGCGTCAGCAGCGCCTCAGTTGAGACAACGGAACGAGAAGCAGGTCCAGACGGTCGAGGATGAGTTCC CATACAAGGGGGCCACCATTGAGGAAGTGGTTGTGGAGTCTGCGCTGTACATCAAGCCCAAGGCTACACAGCAGATGAGACGCGTACGTTCGGCAGATTCAGCGGATTCCCCCCTCCAAGGCATCTATGCGACCCACAAGCGGGTGAAGCGTGGCCGGAGAGGCGGTGCCACGCAGGTAGGCACCTCAGCAGGAGCTGGGGGAACTAATGCCGGTGTTGTTGTCGGCGCCGGACCCGATGGCggcaatgccaatgccaatgtcCAGCTGAATCCGTTCGGTCCTCTCGGCCCCAGCGGCTTCAACCAGGAACAGGCTGCCTCCAACGGCGCTGCCCACAGCAACTACAACAACGGATTCAATGCCGGCTCCTCGGCGGCCGATGCCCAGGCCCAGGGATTCCAGTCGCAGACCGCTAATGGCTCCTTCGGCGCCTCCTCCGCCAGCACAGCCACCCAGTCGCAGAACATCAGTCCATTCGGCAGCAACAATGCCGCTGGAGCTTCCCTGAGTCAGGTCTACAAGCTGCCGAACGGCCAGACGATCAACTTCAGTTCCACCAATAGCTTTGCCAACAACGGGGCCAATAAGGGGAGCAGTCACGGCGCAGCAGTGTCTGTGAGCCGCTAA
- the LOC108153176 gene encoding E3 ubiquitin-protein ligase NRDP1: MGYDVNRFQGEVDEELTCPICSGVLEDPLQAVMCEHAFCRGCINEWLTRQPTCPVDRNALTTANLRAVPRILRNLLSRLSITCDNAPYGCTAVLKLDVYNSHLEDCIHNPKRPFPCEKGCGFDIPKDELKDHNCVRELRTLIVKQTEKMGELKSELTDQQLTINELKRELQLFKDFMRAMRVSNPAMRAIADQMERDEVIRWSSALPRARVTRWGGMISTPDDALQLMIKRALSESGCPPHILDSLMEFCHERRWPRGLSSLETRQNNRRIYDNYICRRIPGKQAVLVLSCDNLHMTEDVMIDPGLVMIFAHGIE, encoded by the exons ATGGGCTACGATGTCAATCGATTTCAAGGAGAAGTGGACGAGGAGCTAACATGCCCCATATGCTCTGGGGTTCTGGAGGATCCGCTGCAG GCGGTCATGTGCGAGCACGCCTTCTGTCGCGGGTGCATCAACGAATGGCTGACACGGCAGCCCACATGTCCCGTGGATCGCAACGCTCTGACGACAGCCAATCTGCGAGCCGTGCCTCGCATATTGCGCAACCTACTGTCCAG aCTATCAATTACCTGCGACAATGCACCGTATGGCTGCACAGCTGTGCTCAAACTAGACGTATATAATTCCCATTTGGAGGACTGTATCCACAATCCAAAGCGACCCTTTCCCTGTGAAAAAGGATGCGGCTTTGACATACCCAAGGACGAGCTAAAGGATCACAATTGCGTGAGGGAGCTGCGCACGCTGATCGTCAAGCAAACGGAGAAAATGGGCGAGCTCAAATCGGAGCTAACTGACCAGCAGCTGACCATCAACGAACTGAAAAGGGAACTGCAATTGTTCAAGGACTTTATGCGTGCCATGCGCGTCTCCAATCCGGCCATGCGCGCGATAGCCGACCAGATGGAGCGTGACGAGGTTATTCGCTGGAGTAGCGCCCTGCCCCGGGCCAGGGTCACACGCTGGGGGGGAATGATCTCTACGCCCGATGATGCACTGCAA CTCATGATCAAGCGCGCTCTGTCCGAGTCGGGCTGCCCACCACACATTCTGGATAGTTTAATGGAGTTCTGCCACGAGAGACGCTGGCCGCGGGGCCTTAGCTCGCTAGAAACGCGTCAGAATAACCGCAGAATCTATGATAACTATATCTGTCGGCGCATTCCAG GCAAACAAGCTGTGCTCGTGCTGAGCTGCGATAACCTACACATGACTGAGGATGTGATGATCGATCCGGGCCTGGTTATGATCTTTGCCCATGGCATCGAATAG
- the LOC108153477 gene encoding group XIIA secretory phospholipase A2, with protein sequence MQFSWMKVAIYLLTFLTYAYSGYGSSTIVHLRDAIIAAEAIFGDVFKNLITVVRKFRTVHEVFDAAVEENCVYQCPPPDGGGPAPRAVQNKFYTPTADGCGSLGLRISTDYLPAVEMETCCNDHDICYDTCNSDKELCDLDFKRCLYKYCDSYEKSLTSDLMTKGCKAAAKMLFTGTLTLGCRSFLDSQKRSCYCAPAKPTSYNGNKYANSKEKQQRQKFGWKDRNEI encoded by the exons ATGCAGTTCTCATGGATGAAAGTGGCCATATACCTACTGACGTTTCTCACATACGCCTATTCCGGCTACGGATCAAGCACAATTGTTCAT CTAAGGGATGCCATCATTGCCGCCGAGGCCATATTTGGTGACGTGTTCAAGAATCTCATCACAGTTGTACGCAAATTTCGCACCGTCCACGAAGTCTTCGATGCTGCCGTGGAGGAGAACTGCGTATATCAGTGTCCACCGCCAGACGGTGGGGGCCCAG CCCCCCGAGCCGTTCAAAATAAGTTCTACACACCGACCGCAGACGGCTGCGGTTCGCTGGGATTGCGCATAAGCACGGACTACCTGCCGGCAGTGGAGATGGAAACTTGCTGCAACGACCACGACATCTGCTACGACACGTGCAACAGTGACAAGGAGCTGTGCGACCTGGACTTCAAGCGCTGCCTTTACAAGTACTGCGACAGCTATGAGAAATCCCTAACCAGTGACCTAATGACAAAGGGATGCAAAGCCGCCGCCAAGATGCTGTTCACCGGCACTCTAACGCTCGGCTGCAGGTCGTTTCTGGACTCACAGAAGCGCTCTTGCTACTGTGCCCCAGCTAAACCGACCTCCTATAATGGAAACAAGTATGCAAACAGCAAGGAAAAGCAGCAGCGCCAGAAGTTTGGCTGGAAGGATCGCAATGAGATATAG
- the LOC108153467 gene encoding cAMP-dependent protein kinase catalytic subunit 3 isoform X1, which yields MSAAACARFCTPLTAGGGGGANKAKSNTSGTGSSSKLTTGTGNSSMTSSYKKKSPASDTNTEASFTFKLGRANGSSGNGTSSHGVGGGGGGGGHSVASSESSDPLESDYSEEEEEEPEPKPEQSSHVSSRSSSSATTTTSSADHENEVDEEEDDDDENDGDGRDGDDVTNDSNESIEEDDGNETDDEEDEDDSDESSSVQTAKGVRKYNLDDYQIIKTVGTGTFGRVCLCRDRISEKYCAMKILAMTEVIRLKQIEHVKNERNILREIRHPFVISLEWSTKDDSNLYMIFDYVCGGELFTYLRNAGKFTSQTSNFFAAEIVSALEYLHSLQIVYRDLKPENLLINRDGHLKITDFGFAKKLRDRTWTLCGTPEYIAPEIIQSKGHNKAVDWWALGVLIYEMLVGYPPFYDEQPFGIYEKILSGKIEWERHMDPIAKDLIKKLLVNDRTKRLGNMKNGADDVKRHRWFKHLNWNDVYNKKLKPPILPDVHHDGDTKNFDDYPEQDWKPAKAVDQRDLQYFNDF from the exons ATGTCCGCAGCCGCTTGCGCCCGCTTCTGTACGCCGTTGACAGCtggaggcggtggcggcgcCAACAAAGCCAAGTCCAACACATCAGGCACAGGATCCTCGTCAAAATTGACAACAGGAACAGGAAACAGCAGCATGACGTCATCGTACAAGAAGAAAAGTCCAGCAAGTGACACCAACACAGAGGCATCGTTCACATTCAAATTGGGCCGTGCAAatggcagcagcggcaacggcaccagcagccacggtgtgggtggcggtggcggtggcggcggccaTAGCGTGGCCTCAAGTGAGTCATCAGATCCTTTGGAATCAGATTACAGCGAGGAGGAAGAAGAGGAGCCAGAGCCGAAGCCGGAGCAGAGCAGCCACGTAAGCAGccggagcagcagcagtgccACAACCACAACAAGCTCCGCTGACCATGAAAATGAGgtggacgaggaggaggacgatgacgatgagaaTGATGGCGATGGTCGTGACGGCGACGACGTTACCAATGATTCCAACGAAAGCATCGAGGAGGATGACGGCAATGAGACCGACGACGAGGAGGACGAGGATGACTCCGATGAGAGCAGCAGTGTCCAGACGGCCAAGGGAGTTCGCAAATATAACTTGGACGACTACCAAATAATCAAAACTGTGG GCACTGGCACCTTTGGACGCGTGTGCCTATGCCGCGATCGTATTTCGGAGAAGTATTGTGCCATGAAGATTTTGGCCATGACCGAAGTCATTCGTCTAAAGCAGATTGAACACGTCAAGAACGAGCGGAATATATTGCGCGAAATACGACATCCGTTTGTCATCAGTTT GGAATGGTCCACAAAAGATGACTCAAACCTATATATGATCTTCGATTATGTCTGCGGCGGCGAGCTGTTCACATATCTGCGTAATGCAGGCAAATTTACTAGTCAAACTT CCAACTTCTTTGCGGCTGAGATCGTCAGCGCCCTGGAGTACCTACACTCTCTACAGATTGTCTACCGTGATCTGAAGCCAGAGAATCTGCTGATCAATCGCGATGGCCATTTGAAAATCACAGATTTTGGTTTTGCCAAAAAATTAAGGGACCGCACCTGGACCTTGTGCGGAACGCCCGAGTATATAGCACCTGAGATAATACAATCGAAGGGCCACAACAAGGCCGTGGATTGGTGGGCATTGG gTGTTCTCATTTATGAAATGCTGGTGGGCTATCCACCATTCTACGATGAGCAGCCCTTTGGCATATACGAAAAGATATTGAGTGGAAAAATCGAATGGGAACGTCATATGGATCCCATTGCTAAAGACTTGATCAAGAAGCTGTTGGTGAATGATAGAACCAAGCGACTGGGCAACATGAAG AACGGTGCCGATGACGTGAAGAGGCATCGCTGGTTCAAGCACTTGAATTGGAATGACGTCTACAACAAGAAACTAAAG CCACCAATTTTGCCAGATGTACATCATGATGGGGATACGAAAAATTTTGATGATTATCCCGAGCAGGATTGGAAGCCGGCCAAGGCAGTAGACCAAAGAGATTTGCAGTActttaatgatttctaa
- the LOC108153467 gene encoding cAMP-dependent protein kinase catalytic subunit 3 isoform X2, whose amino-acid sequence MKILAMTEVIRLKQIEHVKNERNILREIRHPFVISLEWSTKDDSNLYMIFDYVCGGELFTYLRNAGKFTSQTSNFFAAEIVSALEYLHSLQIVYRDLKPENLLINRDGHLKITDFGFAKKLRDRTWTLCGTPEYIAPEIIQSKGHNKAVDWWALGVLIYEMLVGYPPFYDEQPFGIYEKILSGKIEWERHMDPIAKDLIKKLLVNDRTKRLGNMKNGADDVKRHRWFKHLNWNDVYNKKLKPPILPDVHHDGDTKNFDDYPEQDWKPAKAVDQRDLQYFNDF is encoded by the exons ATGAAGATTTTGGCCATGACCGAAGTCATTCGTCTAAAGCAGATTGAACACGTCAAGAACGAGCGGAATATATTGCGCGAAATACGACATCCGTTTGTCATCAGTTT GGAATGGTCCACAAAAGATGACTCAAACCTATATATGATCTTCGATTATGTCTGCGGCGGCGAGCTGTTCACATATCTGCGTAATGCAGGCAAATTTACTAGTCAAACTT CCAACTTCTTTGCGGCTGAGATCGTCAGCGCCCTGGAGTACCTACACTCTCTACAGATTGTCTACCGTGATCTGAAGCCAGAGAATCTGCTGATCAATCGCGATGGCCATTTGAAAATCACAGATTTTGGTTTTGCCAAAAAATTAAGGGACCGCACCTGGACCTTGTGCGGAACGCCCGAGTATATAGCACCTGAGATAATACAATCGAAGGGCCACAACAAGGCCGTGGATTGGTGGGCATTGG gTGTTCTCATTTATGAAATGCTGGTGGGCTATCCACCATTCTACGATGAGCAGCCCTTTGGCATATACGAAAAGATATTGAGTGGAAAAATCGAATGGGAACGTCATATGGATCCCATTGCTAAAGACTTGATCAAGAAGCTGTTGGTGAATGATAGAACCAAGCGACTGGGCAACATGAAG AACGGTGCCGATGACGTGAAGAGGCATCGCTGGTTCAAGCACTTGAATTGGAATGACGTCTACAACAAGAAACTAAAG CCACCAATTTTGCCAGATGTACATCATGATGGGGATACGAAAAATTTTGATGATTATCCCGAGCAGGATTGGAAGCCGGCCAAGGCAGTAGACCAAAGAGATTTGCAGTActttaatgatttctaa